The Magnolia sinica isolate HGM2019 chromosome 10, MsV1, whole genome shotgun sequence genome includes a window with the following:
- the LOC131217266 gene encoding transcription factor bHLH35-like, with product MENYDEEYNLYWETKMFFQNEELDSWGWDETIGYYDSSSPDGAASSATAKNIVSERNRRKKLNERLFALRAVVPNITKMDKASIIKDAIDYIQELHDQERRIQAEIADLEVGKQKKPSDFEVDHGRLSVARTKKKRTDQGREVDGPGGPPAAPIEILELRVSEVGERTSVVSITCSKKTDTVVRLCEVFESLKLKIITANITAFSGRLLKTVFVEADESEKAQLKEKIEMAIADLDAPKSTMNF from the exons ATGGAGAACTATGATGAAGAGTACAACCTCTATTGGGAGACTAAGATGTTCTTCCAAAATGAAGAACTGGACAG TTGGGGTTGGGATGAAACGATCGGATACTACGATTCCAGCTCTCCGGATGGGGCCGCGTCTTCTGCGACCGCGAAGAACATTGTGTCagagagaaatagaagaaagaagctCAACGAAAGGCTCTTCGCTCTTCGAGCCGTGGTCCCAAACATCACTAAG ATGGACAAGGCTTCGATAATCAAAGATGCAATCGACTACATTCAAGAGCTTCATGATCAAGAAAGGAGAATCCAGGCAGAGATTGCTGACCTTGAGGTTGGGAAACAAAAGAAACCATCTGATTTCGAAGTGGATCATGGCCGTCTATCGGTGGCCAGGACGAAGAAGAAGAGAACCGATCAGGGCCGTGAGGTTGATGGGCCAGGCGGGCCACCAGCGGCGCCAATTGAGATCTTAGAA CTTAGGGTTTCTGAAGTGGGAGAGAGGACTTCAGTTGTGAGCATCACATGCAGTAAGAAGACAGATACAGTTGTGAGGCTTTGTGAGGTTTTTGAGTCTCTCAAGCTGAAAATCATCACAGCCAACATCACTGCTTTCTCTGGCAGACTTCTCAAGACCGTTTTCGTTGAG GCCGATGAATCGGAGAAAGCTCAGCTGAAGGAGAAGATTGAGATGGCCATAGCGGATCTTGATGCTCCTAAAAGCACCATGAACTTTTAA